Proteins from one Cystobacter fuscus DSM 2262 genomic window:
- a CDS encoding efflux RND transporter permease subunit codes for MSLIGGDDNEPTLVGSRASESSLSHRLAVLIVASVMLVGGAYTASRMPVDVFPDLTAPTVTVITEGHGMAPEELETRVTLPIESSLNGAPGVRRVRSATGVGISVIYAEFDWGTDIYRARQTVSEKLQLVRDTLPAEVEAPVLAPISSIMGEILFLAVTAGQGTEMEARTFADFTLRRRLLAVPGVSQVIVTGGERRQFEVVLRPERLAAQGVTVGEVVRALEETNTNVSAGFVNEGGQEYLVHGVGRVRTPEDVAETLVTWRGEQPVLVRHLGEVRIGAAPSRGKGSFGGQPAVIVGVQKQPGSNTLELTRRIDRELDELARTLPGGRTLQRDIFRQADFIEVAIGNVLEALRDGVVLVLLIVLAFLRSGRASAITLIAIPLSLVTAVFALSAFGATLNTMTLGGMAIAVGELVDDAVIDVENVVRRLRQNALLPEETRRPALEIVLTASQEIRGSIVFATLIVVLVFLPLFFLSGVEGRLLQPLGMAYVVSLAASLFVAVTLTPVLCSYLLPGSKAVSAAHEPRLSRWLKQRYTPLLEGAIQRWRLVASVSFALLATAGVALALSGRSFLPEFREGTLTIAAVTLPGTSLAGFDATGRRIEQILLRHPEVVSVARRTGRAEMDEHAQGVNASELDVSLRETERSREEFLEALRRDFSLLPGVSITIGQPISHRIDHMLSGTRASIAVKVFGDDLAELRRVGTEVEAAMRGVPGVVDLSREQQADIPFVRVRFDRVAIARHGLRIADVARALEVGSGVHVVSQVMEGQAVFDLVVRTEPGRVQSLEDLQELLVTTPRGARVPLRALAHVHRDRGPNEIGRENVRRKFVVSCNLAGRDVVSVVRDIQTAVERSVRLPAGYQIVYGGQFESAEGATHTLGLLGLACLVGMFGLLYTAFGSVRDAVLVMANLPLALIGGAAGVLLQGGVLSIASLVGFITLFGIATRNGIMLVSHIRHLVHAEGVRDLDEAVRRGAQERLVPILMTALAAGLGLVPLALSGGEPGSEIQAPMAVVILCGLSSSTALNMFVVPALYRHFGALARDASREGAGLPPGAA; via the coding sequence GTGTCCCTCATTGGCGGGGATGACAACGAGCCGACGCTTGTTGGCAGCCGTGCCAGCGAATCCTCCCTCTCGCATCGCCTCGCGGTGCTCATCGTCGCGAGCGTGATGCTCGTGGGGGGGGCCTACACCGCCTCGCGGATGCCGGTCGACGTCTTCCCGGACCTCACGGCGCCCACGGTGACCGTCATCACCGAGGGGCACGGCATGGCTCCCGAGGAGCTCGAGACGCGGGTGACCCTGCCCATCGAGTCCTCCCTCAACGGCGCGCCGGGGGTCAGGCGTGTGCGCTCGGCGACGGGGGTTGGCATCTCGGTCATCTACGCCGAGTTCGACTGGGGAACGGACATCTACCGCGCGCGGCAGACCGTGAGCGAGAAGCTCCAGCTCGTGCGCGACACGCTGCCCGCCGAGGTCGAGGCGCCGGTGCTCGCCCCCATCTCGTCCATCATGGGGGAGATCCTCTTCCTCGCCGTGACGGCCGGGCAGGGAACGGAGATGGAGGCGCGGACGTTCGCGGACTTCACGCTGCGCAGGCGGCTGCTCGCCGTGCCCGGCGTGTCGCAGGTCATCGTGACGGGCGGCGAGCGCAGGCAGTTCGAGGTCGTGCTCCGGCCCGAGCGTCTGGCGGCCCAGGGGGTGACGGTGGGGGAGGTGGTCCGGGCCCTCGAGGAGACGAACACCAACGTGTCGGCGGGCTTCGTGAACGAGGGGGGACAGGAATACCTGGTGCACGGCGTCGGCCGGGTGCGCACGCCCGAGGATGTCGCGGAGACGCTCGTCACCTGGCGCGGGGAGCAGCCCGTCCTCGTGCGTCACCTCGGCGAGGTGCGTATCGGCGCCGCGCCCTCCCGGGGTAAGGGCTCCTTCGGTGGCCAGCCGGCGGTCATCGTCGGCGTGCAGAAACAACCGGGCTCCAACACCCTGGAGCTCACCCGGCGCATCGATCGGGAGCTCGACGAGCTGGCGCGCACGCTGCCCGGGGGAAGGACCCTCCAGCGCGACATCTTCCGCCAGGCGGACTTCATCGAGGTGGCGATTGGCAACGTGCTCGAGGCGCTTCGGGATGGCGTCGTGCTCGTGCTCCTCATCGTCCTCGCGTTCCTGCGCAGCGGGCGCGCGAGTGCCATCACCCTCATCGCCATTCCGCTCTCGCTGGTGACGGCGGTGTTCGCGTTGTCCGCGTTCGGTGCGACCCTCAACACCATGACCCTGGGCGGCATGGCCATCGCCGTCGGCGAGCTGGTGGACGACGCGGTCATCGACGTCGAGAACGTCGTGCGGCGCCTGCGGCAGAACGCGCTGCTGCCCGAGGAGACCCGGCGCCCCGCGCTCGAGATCGTCCTCACCGCCAGCCAGGAGATTCGCGGCAGCATCGTCTTCGCGACGCTCATCGTGGTGCTCGTCTTCCTGCCGCTGTTCTTCCTCTCCGGGGTCGAGGGGCGTCTCTTGCAGCCGCTCGGCATGGCGTACGTGGTGTCGCTCGCCGCCTCGCTCTTCGTCGCCGTGACGCTCACCCCCGTGCTGTGCTCCTACCTGCTGCCCGGCTCGAAGGCCGTCTCCGCCGCGCATGAGCCGCGCTTGTCCCGGTGGCTCAAGCAGCGGTACACGCCGCTGCTCGAGGGCGCCATCCAGCGCTGGCGGCTCGTGGCCTCGGTCTCGTTCGCCTTGTTGGCGACGGCGGGCGTCGCGCTCGCGCTGTCGGGCCGTTCCTTCCTCCCCGAGTTCCGGGAGGGCACGCTGACCATCGCGGCGGTGACGCTTCCTGGCACCTCGCTCGCCGGGTTCGATGCCACCGGGAGGCGCATCGAGCAGATCCTCCTGCGGCATCCCGAGGTGGTCTCCGTCGCGCGCCGCACGGGACGCGCCGAGATGGACGAGCACGCCCAGGGGGTGAATGCCTCCGAGCTCGACGTGAGCCTGCGCGAGACGGAGCGCTCCCGGGAGGAGTTCCTCGAGGCCCTGCGGCGGGACTTCTCGCTGCTGCCGGGGGTGAGCATCACGATCGGCCAGCCCATCTCCCATCGCATCGATCACATGCTCTCCGGCACGCGGGCGAGCATCGCGGTCAAGGTCTTCGGAGACGATCTCGCCGAGCTGCGCCGTGTGGGCACCGAGGTCGAAGCCGCGATGCGAGGGGTGCCAGGCGTGGTGGATCTCTCCCGGGAGCAGCAGGCCGACATCCCCTTCGTGCGCGTCCGCTTCGATCGCGTCGCCATCGCCCGCCATGGCCTGCGCATCGCCGACGTCGCGCGCGCCCTGGAGGTGGGCTCGGGCGTGCACGTCGTGTCTCAGGTGATGGAAGGTCAGGCGGTCTTCGATCTCGTGGTGCGCACCGAGCCGGGCCGGGTCCAGTCCCTCGAGGATCTCCAGGAGTTGCTCGTGACGACGCCGCGCGGAGCCAGGGTTCCCCTGCGAGCGCTCGCGCACGTCCACCGCGACCGGGGACCGAACGAGATCGGCCGCGAGAACGTGCGGCGCAAGTTCGTCGTGAGCTGCAACCTCGCGGGGCGTGACGTCGTGAGCGTGGTGCGCGACATCCAGACGGCGGTGGAGCGCTCGGTGCGCCTGCCGGCCGGCTACCAGATCGTGTATGGGGGGCAGTTCGAGAGCGCGGAAGGCGCCACCCACACCCTGGGGCTGCTCGGCCTCGCGTGCCTCGTGGGCATGTTCGGGCTGCTGTACACGGCGTTCGGCTCGGTGCGTGACGCGGTGCTGGTGATGGCCAACCTTCCCCTGGCGCTCATCGGAGGCGCGGCCGGCGTTCTGCTCCAGGGCGGGGTGCTCTCGATCGCGTCGCTCGTGGGCTTCATCACGCTGTTCGGCATCGCGACGCGCAACGGCATCATGCTCGTCTCGCACATCCGGCACCTGGTCCACGCGGAGGGCGTACGCGACCTCGACGAGGCCGTCCGGCGTGGCGCCCAGGAGCGGCTCGTGCCCATCCTGATGACCGCGCTCGCGGCGGGGCTCGGCCTGGTTCCCCTCGCGCTCTCCGGCGGCGAGCCGGGCAGCGAGATCCAGGCGCCCATGGCCGTGGTGATCCTGTGCGGCCTGTCGAGCTCGACCGCGCTCAACATGTTCGTCGTGCCCGCCCTGTACCGCCACTTCGGCGCGCTGGCGCGTGACGCGAGCCGGGAAGGAGCCGGGCTCCCCCCCGGGGCCGCGTGA
- a CDS encoding methyl-accepting chemotaxis protein — protein MFSRWTVGRQFFVGLLLISTLIMCFIFLTRNSTQKLMNAALLVERSHQTLGQIERVFSIIKDAESGQRDYLITGNEGALEPVRQASSALTRELEPLRVLLSDSPEQLRRLDTFKDLAAQRLESLRANIDVRRDQGLDAALARLKTSEGPRVMESLRGTVAELFQHEEKQLAAREQGRTDETAELDRFFWIDGLALLFFTSLVALVIGRSLERKLQTAIAQVQGSSAELHSAASQQVSGAREQASATTEISITVKELLSTSRQIAGSAQQVARVADDTAGAAQTGKDTVQRAQEAIDVVSRQVDAIVTHMLELGKRSQEIGGILDIINELSEQTNILAINATIESAGAGEHGKRFAVVADEIRKLADRVGGATKDIRVLIDEIRAASNTTIMATEDGSKAVQSSAKQFSEVAGNFRRIAELVRSNLDVAREIELSTQQQTTAVEQVNTAILEVAQTARQAETTSSQTMQTANQLSQLSKQLHAILNARAEA, from the coding sequence ATGTTTTCGAGATGGACCGTGGGGCGGCAGTTCTTCGTGGGTTTGCTCCTGATCTCGACGTTGATCATGTGCTTCATCTTCCTGACCCGCAACAGCACCCAGAAGCTCATGAACGCCGCGCTCCTCGTCGAGCGGAGCCATCAGACGCTCGGGCAGATCGAGCGGGTCTTCTCCATCATCAAGGACGCGGAGTCGGGACAGCGCGACTACCTCATCACCGGCAACGAGGGCGCGCTCGAGCCCGTCCGCCAGGCGTCGTCCGCCCTGACCCGGGAGCTCGAGCCCCTGCGCGTGCTGCTCTCCGACAGCCCCGAGCAACTGCGGCGGCTGGACACGTTCAAGGATCTGGCCGCGCAGCGCCTGGAGAGCCTGCGCGCCAACATCGACGTGCGCCGCGACCAGGGGCTCGACGCCGCGCTGGCGCGCCTGAAGACCAGTGAGGGCCCGCGGGTGATGGAGAGCCTGCGTGGGACGGTCGCCGAGTTGTTCCAGCACGAGGAGAAGCAGCTCGCGGCGCGCGAGCAGGGGCGCACGGACGAGACGGCCGAGCTGGACCGGTTCTTCTGGATCGACGGCCTCGCGCTCCTGTTCTTCACCTCGCTGGTGGCGCTGGTCATCGGCAGGAGCCTGGAGCGCAAGCTGCAGACGGCCATCGCCCAGGTGCAGGGCTCGTCGGCCGAGCTGCACTCGGCGGCGTCGCAGCAGGTGTCCGGCGCGCGCGAGCAGGCCTCGGCCACGACGGAGATCTCCATCACCGTGAAGGAGCTGTTGTCCACGTCGCGGCAGATCGCCGGCAGCGCCCAACAGGTGGCGCGCGTGGCGGACGACACGGCGGGGGCGGCGCAGACGGGCAAGGACACGGTGCAGCGCGCCCAGGAGGCCATCGACGTGGTGAGCCGCCAGGTGGACGCGATCGTCACGCACATGCTGGAGCTGGGCAAGCGCTCGCAGGAGATCGGCGGCATCCTGGACATCATCAACGAGCTGTCCGAGCAGACGAACATCCTGGCCATCAACGCCACGATTGAAAGCGCGGGCGCGGGCGAGCACGGCAAGCGCTTCGCCGTGGTGGCGGATGAAATCCGCAAGCTGGCGGACCGGGTGGGCGGGGCGACCAAGGACATCCGCGTGCTCATCGACGAGATCCGCGCCGCCTCCAACACCACCATCATGGCCACCGAGGACGGCTCCAAGGCGGTGCAGAGCAGCGCCAAGCAGTTCAGCGAGGTGGCCGGCAACTTCCGGCGCATCGCGGAGCTGGTGCGCAGCAACCTGGACGTGGCGCGGGAGATCGAGCTGAGCACCCAGCAGCAGACGACGGCGGTGGAGCAGGTGAACACCGCCATCCTCGAGGTGGCGCAGACGGCCCGTCAGGCGGAGACGACCTCCTCGCAGACGATGCAGACGGCCAACCAGCTCTCGCAGCTGTCCAAGCAGCTGCACGCCATCCTCAACGCGCGCGCCGAGGCCTGA
- a CDS encoding SDR family NAD(P)-dependent oxidoreductase, with product MDQDSRTRPYALVTGASSGIGRELAVVLAREGHALVLVARRTEPLRALAEQLERAHGTPCVVVGADLGIPEGVAEVTREVEARGLAIEVLVNNAGFGLAGPVATLPAESQLGMIDLNIRALTALTRAFLPGMVARGRGYVLNVASTAAFLPGPLMAVYFASKAYVLSLSNALHEELRGQGVRVTALCPGYTETEFATRASEHQRPRLFGGPLGTGSARQVAEIGYRGMKRGRAVVIPGLLNKLSAWFVRFTPLALKLRMTRYLNGSGK from the coding sequence ATGGACCAAGACTCGCGGACGCGGCCGTATGCACTGGTGACGGGGGCCTCCAGCGGCATTGGCCGGGAGCTGGCGGTGGTGCTCGCGCGCGAGGGGCACGCGCTGGTGTTGGTGGCCCGGCGCACCGAGCCCCTGCGCGCCCTGGCGGAGCAGCTCGAGCGCGCCCATGGCACTCCGTGTGTGGTGGTGGGCGCGGACCTCGGCATCCCCGAGGGCGTGGCCGAGGTGACGCGCGAGGTGGAGGCGCGGGGGCTCGCCATCGAGGTGCTGGTGAACAACGCCGGCTTCGGCCTGGCCGGCCCCGTCGCCACGCTGCCCGCCGAGTCCCAGTTGGGGATGATCGATTTGAACATCCGGGCGCTCACCGCGCTCACCCGGGCGTTCCTGCCGGGGATGGTGGCCCGGGGCCGGGGCTACGTGCTCAACGTCGCGTCGACGGCGGCCTTCCTGCCGGGCCCCCTCATGGCCGTCTACTTCGCCTCCAAGGCGTACGTGCTGTCCTTGTCCAACGCGCTCCACGAGGAGCTGCGAGGGCAGGGGGTCCGGGTGACGGCCCTGTGCCCGGGCTACACCGAGACGGAGTTCGCCACGCGCGCCTCCGAGCACCAGCGGCCCCGGCTCTTCGGGGGACCGCTCGGCACGGGCAGTGCGCGCCAGGTGGCCGAGATAGGCTACCGGGGCATGAAGCGGGGCCGCGCGGTGGTCATTCCGGGCCTCCTCAACAAGCTGAGCGCCTGGTTCGTGAGGTTCACGCCGCTGGCGCTCAAGCTGCGCATGACCCGCTACCTCAACGGGAGCGGGAAGTAG
- a CDS encoding DUF1800 domain-containing protein: MSRALLLSLLGLLTLPGCASGPWERATTPPRLTWPATGWSADKQALHVLRRLAFGPSPRDWEEVRRVGVASWVERQLWPERIPDEAVERQLATLPTVTFGMKALRERYPLLQDHARELGIRLETQEDRDRLTEMLGADMLPGRVDQELRTQKLLRAVDGQRQLQEVLVDFWFNHFNVSVDKGPVRWMVMSFERDALRPHVFGRFRELLAATARHPAMLFYLDNWRSAGEGPAPGKGGGKKKASTGLNENYARELLELHTLGVDGGYSQQDVREVARAFTGWTIDEPDRAPVFVFQPDMHDAGDKHVLGVALPAGGGQEDGERVLDILARHPATARFIATKLARKFVSEAPPPALVERLAQVFLRTEGDLRAVYSALFTSPEFWSDEALGALTKTPLELVVSSLRALGARTDGGPALSRVVERMGQSLYRAPAPTGFPEHAAPWVNTGALVQRINFALDLTEGRVRGTRVEFPWGWASPPANVAALLDSLVPRLLFEPLSAETRATLLSALAPDSMPDGEMRPLDVRRAAGLLLGSPEFQKQ; encoded by the coding sequence ATGTCCCGAGCCCTCCTGTTGAGCCTCCTGGGCCTGCTGACCCTGCCGGGGTGTGCGTCCGGCCCCTGGGAGCGAGCGACGACGCCCCCGCGCCTGACGTGGCCCGCCACCGGGTGGAGCGCGGACAAGCAGGCCCTGCACGTGCTGCGGCGGCTCGCCTTCGGGCCCTCGCCCCGGGACTGGGAGGAGGTGCGCCGCGTGGGCGTCGCGTCCTGGGTGGAGCGGCAGCTGTGGCCCGAGCGCATCCCCGACGAGGCCGTGGAGCGCCAGTTGGCAACCCTGCCAACGGTGACCTTCGGCATGAAGGCGCTCAGGGAGCGCTATCCGCTGCTCCAGGATCATGCGCGGGAGCTGGGGATCCGGCTGGAGACGCAGGAGGATCGGGATCGGCTCACGGAGATGCTGGGAGCGGACATGTTGCCCGGACGCGTGGACCAGGAGCTGCGCACCCAGAAGCTCTTGCGCGCGGTGGACGGCCAGCGCCAGTTGCAGGAGGTGCTGGTGGACTTCTGGTTCAACCACTTCAACGTGTCGGTGGACAAGGGGCCGGTGCGCTGGATGGTGATGTCCTTCGAGCGCGATGCGCTGCGGCCCCACGTCTTCGGGCGCTTCCGCGAGCTGTTGGCGGCCACCGCGCGCCACCCCGCCATGCTCTTCTACCTGGACAACTGGCGCAGCGCGGGCGAGGGCCCCGCACCGGGCAAGGGCGGGGGCAAGAAGAAGGCGTCCACCGGACTCAACGAGAACTACGCCCGGGAGCTGCTGGAGCTGCACACGCTCGGGGTGGATGGCGGCTACTCGCAACAGGATGTGCGCGAGGTGGCGCGGGCCTTCACGGGCTGGACGATCGACGAACCCGATCGCGCGCCCGTCTTCGTCTTCCAGCCCGACATGCACGACGCTGGAGACAAGCACGTGCTCGGCGTGGCGCTGCCGGCGGGGGGGGGACAGGAGGACGGGGAGCGGGTGTTGGACATCCTCGCGCGCCACCCCGCCACCGCGCGCTTCATCGCCACGAAGCTGGCGCGCAAGTTCGTGTCGGAAGCACCGCCCCCGGCACTGGTGGAGCGGCTGGCCCAGGTGTTCCTGCGCACCGAGGGGGACTTGCGCGCCGTGTACTCGGCCCTCTTCACCTCGCCCGAGTTCTGGTCCGACGAGGCCCTGGGCGCGCTGACCAAGACGCCCCTGGAGTTGGTGGTCTCCAGCCTCCGCGCCCTGGGGGCCCGGACGGATGGCGGGCCGGCGCTCTCCCGCGTGGTGGAGCGCATGGGCCAGTCCCTCTACCGCGCCCCCGCGCCCACGGGCTTCCCGGAACACGCGGCCCCCTGGGTGAACACCGGCGCCCTCGTGCAGCGCATCAACTTCGCCCTCGATCTCACCGAGGGCAGGGTGCGGGGCACCCGCGTGGAGTTCCCCTGGGGATGGGCCTCGCCTCCCGCGAACGTGGCGGCGCTCCTGGACTCGCTCGTCCCCCGGCTGCTCTTCGAGCCCCTGTCCGCCGAGACCCGCGCCACGTTGCTCTCCGCGCTCGCGCCCGATTCCATGCCGGATGGGGAGATGCGGCCCCTGGACGTCCGCCGCGCGGCGGGCCTGCTGCTCGGCTCCCCCGAATTCCAGAAGCAGTGA
- a CDS encoding DUF1501 domain-containing protein, producing MPHLSRRLLLQASGLSLLGLATAPPFLARAAQQVPGGERRVLVTLFLRGGADGLSLVAPVGDADYNRLRPTIALRATGERAALRLDDTFWLHPGLAALMPQWSDGTLAVVHAVGLPQAMRSHFDAQDFVETGTPGVKSTHEGYLNRVLAQLPAEPASAFRAVAIQDTLPLALAGTAPALALEALADFRLRDPQRGATFASLYAGAVDEALRTTGAEASAALARVRDDGLADMPPAHGAAYPRSPLGKRLQDIARLIRADVGLQVAATEMGGWDTHMAQGITTGHFASRARELGEALGAFVQDLGPRWSDVLVVVMTEFGRTVKENGSRGTDHGTGGAMLVLGGGVRGRRVVGPWKGLAPEHLLEGRDVPSLTDFRTVLSEALEGHLGVRSLASVFPGFQLRPEARLRLLRG from the coding sequence ATGCCGCACCTGTCGCGCCGTCTGCTGCTCCAGGCCTCGGGCCTGTCCCTGCTGGGCCTGGCCACCGCGCCCCCCTTCCTCGCCCGCGCCGCGCAGCAGGTGCCCGGAGGTGAGCGCCGGGTGCTCGTCACGCTCTTCCTGCGCGGAGGGGCGGATGGGCTCTCGTTGGTGGCTCCGGTGGGGGACGCGGACTACAACCGGCTGCGGCCCACGATCGCGCTGCGCGCCACGGGGGAGCGCGCCGCGCTGCGCCTGGATGACACCTTCTGGCTGCACCCGGGGCTCGCCGCGCTGATGCCCCAGTGGAGCGACGGCACGCTCGCGGTGGTGCACGCGGTGGGGCTGCCCCAGGCGATGCGCAGCCACTTCGACGCCCAGGACTTCGTCGAGACCGGGACGCCCGGGGTGAAGTCCACCCACGAGGGCTACCTCAACCGCGTGCTGGCACAGCTCCCCGCGGAGCCGGCGAGTGCCTTTCGCGCCGTGGCGATACAGGACACCCTGCCGCTAGCGCTCGCGGGCACGGCTCCGGCGCTGGCGCTGGAGGCCCTGGCGGACTTCCGGCTGAGAGACCCCCAACGCGGCGCCACCTTCGCGTCCCTCTATGCCGGAGCGGTGGACGAGGCCCTGCGCACCACGGGCGCCGAGGCGAGCGCGGCGCTCGCGCGGGTGCGGGATGACGGCCTGGCGGACATGCCCCCGGCGCACGGAGCGGCCTATCCTCGCTCGCCGCTGGGCAAGCGGCTGCAGGACATCGCGCGGCTCATCCGCGCGGACGTGGGACTCCAGGTGGCCGCCACCGAGATGGGGGGATGGGACACGCACATGGCGCAGGGCATCACGACGGGCCACTTCGCCTCGCGGGCCCGGGAGCTCGGCGAGGCCCTCGGGGCGTTCGTCCAGGACCTGGGGCCGCGGTGGAGCGACGTGCTCGTCGTGGTGATGACGGAGTTCGGCCGCACGGTGAAGGAGAACGGCAGCCGGGGGACGGACCATGGCACGGGGGGCGCGATGCTGGTGCTCGGCGGCGGCGTGCGCGGGAGGCGCGTGGTGGGGCCGTGGAAGGGGCTCGCGCCCGAGCACCTGCTGGAGGGGCGGGACGTGCCCTCGCTCACGGACTTCCGCACCGTGCTCTCCGAGGCGCTGGAGGGACACCTGGGCGTGCGCTCCCTGGCGTCCGTGTTCCCGGGCTTC